The region ACTGATGATATAAATCCATGTTGCCATGGGGTAACCTTGTGCCATATTGTTTGAaccgaaattatttaaacaattgcaagaaattgttattaatcaaACGggacatttttttgtatactttattgaaatactaataaaaaagttcCTATGACTTTTTAcgataaagtaaatattttcaaagatattaatttttaaaggttCGAAAAATCTCAAACTTCGAAACATTCACccatgtaaaatatatttaaaaaatttacataaatatatatttgtttttagggttccgtagcCAAATGGCAAAAAAAGGGAACCCTTATAGATTcgtcatgtctgtctgtctgtccgtctgtcCGTATGTCACAGCCATTTATTTCCGAAACTGTTGAGTTTATGTACATAGTTGAAACTTTGTAGGTTGATGTATTCTGGTAACCGCTATTcgagttttgaataaaaattaataaatttaaaaataaaaggggCTCACTCCATACATGAAActgattcaaaaaaaattttttcagcTAACCTGTACGTGGTGGGTGTCTATGGATAGGagtttaaaaaagatattaaggtttctaaaaccatttttcattaaaatcaattatttgaaaGATAGACGCTTCCAAACTGAAAAAATGAGTCTCCTCCActctaacttttaaaataagagaatgagaaaattaaaaaaatataatctgtagATTTCAATGGAAACTTTCAACGAAAATTGGTTTGACAgagatatcattattagtttttaagaaataatgcattttcaaaaaacgcaTACACAACTTTGTCGTTCATACaaaccaagttattttttttttttataaaacatcgatcAAACTTACAACGcactaaaataacttttatattatgtcatctacTTGCTGCTACGGAACCCTTCATGGGCGAGTCCGACCTGCcacttgtttgaatttttaactGTTAATTTTGCGCACTTACTAGTATACGTCGCTTACCTTTAAGTGTCGCCGTCTCTCTCTGACTCATGTGCTGCATCGGTTTCTCTGTGTCTTAAATCATTATTCATCATTTATCATTTATCTTAAGAACTATGAACTATGAACTAATTATCAAGATTGTTAAAGCGAGCAatgttgttaataattaaataatttcggtTTAAACAATATGGCACCAGGTTGCACCGTAGCAATAAgatacatttacaataaatatcacaGGAATAAAAGACGTACAGTTTAGTTTCtagtgaataatttattattaattaatatatttacaaatattcttaTCAGTCAACAGACAACAGCATCACCACCTGTAGTTAAAGCTACCCAGACCGCCTAATTCTCTGCGCATGCCGGGCTGTTTACCGTACGTTCCCTGGAGGGAGAAGTCACCATTCTTACCGACCGGCCATCTCCCACCAGCTGCTGCTTGATACTGGAATTATGTATTTAGTGTTATACAATATTACTACACCAAGaactgttaaaatataaattgtcttGTTAAATGTAGATGTACTCACTGAAGTGCCACCGTGTATCTGTTTGCTGATGTCAAAGGAGGCGGCTGCGTTAGGGTTCTTCCAGTTGAGTGCTCCTCCGAGGTGCGAGGAGTCCCCAGCCGGTCCAAGGACGCGGGTTCCGTACGCCTGAGCGTTTAGTGTTCCGCGGTGATCATTGAAGATCTGATGCTCATAGCCACCTTTACCCtacattataaacatatatgcaCATTGATTATCACTGCTCTACAAAGCGCCCTctataaagtttaaagaatagctctatagtttattattatataatacttaatattgttacatACAAACAGTCCCTTATCGTTCTGTCCGAGTGTTCCGAACACCTTTCCGTCACCGATCTGTTTATCAAAAGTGACGTCACGACGAACTCGTTGACCCACGTACCATTCGGGATAACTAGAACATAAACGAGAAGAGTcagtaataaattgaattttattacattgtaatAGAGTTCATTACGACAAATGagttcaagtttaatattgaatagttATAAGACTTACGGTTCGACAACAAACGCCGGTTCAACAAACTCCTGAGCTGACGCTGAGAAGATGAcgccaaataaaatatacaggaaatacatttttatctgaaacaatatataaaatataagatgtaTATTAACTAAAACCTTAACAAAAAACGCTGTCtttccttattattatatctaacaactcacatagttttattaaatctgttATAAGTTTGAAGACCAGCTTACAACCGATGCGGTTGAAGTTTCAAGAGTGATTAATACAAGACGATGCAAAACTTCGTATTTATACAGTGACAAGGTATTCCCTGAGCTTGCGAATTCATGATGCTGTGTGATTCCCCTAAAGAATGTTTCTTAGCTTCCAGTGAACAAtgataagaaaacaaaactataaattatgatGTGTTACTCCTAAGATGATATTTAGTTTGtcttaaaattgataaaaatcattgtatatatgcacatacattatatgtacagattttttaaaggatttaATCCTTATGGAGGGACGTTTGTGACAGACCTTATATTACTCCTACTTCCAAAAAACTTTGAAACTATCtacttatgaaatataaaatatgaagtaattCCTTACCAAATTTCTACAAAATTTGGCAAACTAATTTATCACAGCGTTCAAACAGTATGCCTCTTGTGAAGCCGGCGGGGCCGGAGCAAACATTTGGTTACGCTTCGAGATGGCCTGTTTTGTGTTTGTTGTTAAGTcctaaaaatctttaaataaactttaatcgCAATggaatatatgataaataaaaaaaaatactacatatattttatataaaacgtttaaGGAACTAAATCGAaggacatttaatattttgaaaataaaatatgtttgattCGCCTATTGGGATATATCACTGATATACtaggtataaaatttatattttcaaatgtatgtTACCAGTTTTGTTgcttacaattttaatgtctttaaaaataattaatatgtagatTCGACAAAATTGACGAGACGAAAACAGCACAGTAGAcatctcatataaaataaaaatgatacaaatatatttaataacttgatatatttttttacatacacaTTAATTTGTCAATAGTATACATTATTGAGACGCGTTTATAaatgagtaaataaaattgacttaGTTTGTAATTCGCTAAACAATGTATCATGTATTtctaaagtataataataggTTAGTGGAAGACTCTCAATACCCGTCAACAATGTTAAGGACTGATAACAGCGGTTATGTCTTATCAAATGAGATGTGCATAAATATTGTGTTACAGTGATAATCAAATTGGTTCTGTTCGTTTTGACTTTCTGCTTTTGTATGCCTAGACATCGCTGAGGTATATGTTaggttattttagtttaatagtttaatagaAAGGCTTCATTGACTTTTGTGACAATACACAATTGAGGCATCTTCATAGTTATGATATACCTTCACGTCAAAGCTCGGGAGTGatgtgtttttgtttaattaataaaatgtattcatatgcgttttaaaataaaaatactttatgcgATTCTTCTCTATATAAACTTCGTCTGAGTTCAATTCCACTTTTATCGTTCAAAGAATCGCGAATCAGACTTTGGGAACAGCATATGTTGgaggataatttaaatttgatgtacactattacgtaaaaaatcaatgacgtagccttattttatatttttttgtaagagtttaaaaaacatttgttacaGCAGCTTCACGAGGGTATATTATTCAGGTAGGATCAGCAATGTTGATGGTGTGACCGCAGGTTTCGCAAATTTAGTCCTATAAACcaacatctcgtctgctcgtgatcacggttgctgcaaagtaaccgaaacgtcgggagtatgtagttttttacaaaaataaaccacGCGTAGTTACGCGTAACCACCGAAAAATAGTAGTTTCgtgtaaatgaatttaatatttttgtggtAGCTTTACAATGTTTCATAAGGTTTCtaacacttataataaaatcctatTTCCTTATTATCcatgtaaaataaagtacTTCTATTTAAGCTCAAGTTTGTACTTTACTTGCTTAATCAAATAGTCATAGAATGTTTagaaaacaaaagataatttaaactttttataaatttttaaaagattgttaatacaatatttttttttttattttaataaagtatattagaTAAACCGatctctatataaatttatcgaaAACGGACCTTATTTtacaatctttatatattatcccCGTTCCTGCCATTAAACTGAAACAAGGATATCACAAATCTAATTCAAACAGGACATAAATCTACGGCAAGAGGAAAACCCGGCCCCAATAAATCTCAACGAACGTGGAATATTCATGACAGGGAACTATCTCTGCATATGTAAGCTTGATCAGGCTggtctatattttaaaatatagaaacgaAAATTACTCAAAatcactaaaaaaaaaaatataaagactaaTTGATGTTAATTAAGATACACCGTCATGAAAATTAAGTTAACTATTTTaggctaaaatattttttgatctatttttataaccaatGCCTTGTTCAAGTAGTTTTACTACttgcaattttaaattctcTACGATGGTTCAAGGTTTCAAACCTAGACAGAAAAATTAAACGAGGatgtatattaacataataatttaaaagttaagtcgatcatatataagtaatgttGCAAATAATTCAAGGATATTGAATCCATCAAAATGTTACGGCTATAGTTGCAACCACTTTTACACATTAAGTtctgttataaacaaaaatttgaaaatagaataaagTTGTTTCCCAACACAAAAAGATATACTGAAAGCTATTGCTTTAGTGACTAGACAGCTACTTGGGTACCCACTCGGCTACAAATGTAAAATTCCTTTATACTGTTAGTACTTTATGTTGAAACCCTCTTATTGCTTTAATATAAGGTTTTAAAAACGATTTATTTGCTGtggattttaaaatgttgcaaaagtatgtaaaattataatattatgatgttaTAGCACAAATTGGCTTATAAGAGGTTTCAGAAACATTAGGAAGCACCcctcaatttttatattttatcttttacgtGGTATAACTATCGGCTTTAACctgaatcatatatttttgtaaggaatttaaataaaggtcAATTTCGTTaccgttataataattaaaaaaaaaatcccaaaaAATTTGCTTCTCAAATATATTGCGCTATTTCATCTATTATCGAGGGAAATTGCCTAAAAGCCTTAAGTCATTTAATCTTTAGAGGTTTAGAGATAAGTGCTGGGAAAgctatacttaaaatataacgtaaTTATACAAGAGCCGATCTTTTAAAAAGACAAAGTTGTTTAtacagagaaaaaatatattataattaagaactattaaattattattggtaATAACTTGTTTTGTAACATACATtagatacttatatataaaattgtataaacttTCAAATTACGAGAGCGATAGATTGTTAATTTTGTACATTGTAAACTAAAATGATTGTGTGTCAGTAAACAGATTCCGTGggtataagtttatattaaaattaatattttacacaaaaaaaaaaatattatttccctTGAAATACGCCAAGCCGCATATTTTCACAATAAGTATAACACTTCagaatatagtttattttaaaaaatacatacataaatctaaaacaaaataatagtatcAAAGATATTATACTTGAAATGAAAGTTaagttatttatcttaattaattaatccacgtccataacattattaatgaattctcttgggttttcataaatatgtttcatgacgccatttttcattatttgtacGTTTCAGCTTAATGAatatacaagttttatttcttcttcacTATAATTCTTCAACGTAATCATTTCGTAGCCCAAAGAACTTCTAAACTGACTATTTGTTttcatcattaaatttatgaataattcgATCAaaagatagttttttttttttaatttttggatAATATCTGCAGCGCAATTCTGATTCGTGATATGACACAATTCAGattcgttaaaaataaatatttcttttttgtccTGATTTTATGAAGAATGTTATTCAGACATTAACTCAAAGGgacttttttttctaatttagacacttatattgttgtattaatttaattttagcaaCCTGGAAACGAAGggattaatgaatttaaattttttaattactggtCAGTAGTTACGTTGTAAATGAAAGCTCCAAAATGAAGGctccaaataatattacaaacctttctaaatattaagattcgaaatataaattttataagagatTTATGGACTTAAATACTGTGAAAGCTTTTTAAGAGCTGCTTTTctcttatttgtaaaaaaaacttatttctcCTTTAATGTAAAACATACTTTGTTTTCTGATTAATGATTGTTATTTAGCAAACAAAATACTATGACTCTTTAATGGATTCTGCTTGATAGTATAGTTCTGAACTAAAGACACTCAGTAAGAAgaacaaaaaagtattaatttattgaatatatcttataagaGGTACATcaacttaataatatgatagtATTGTCTCATATACCCACAACAAAAGTGACGTagtaaaattgtttgaaaatttttcttctCACACTAAGGATCGCTAATCTCTTTAAGTCttactaattataatcaaacttAACTGTTTGGTTCCTGGGGTTAACTTTCAACGGACACCTTAACGTAACgttaatgtttatttctttaaaaatattctaattttgaaaaaagtaataattacgtTGTTAcatctgttttatttgtataaatagaaTTGTATCTTAAGGCTTGTAATGATTTAGGAACGAACAAAGAATTCAAGAACATACTCATAGGAAacgaaattcttaaaatttataacaactatataaatgtataacctTACctatataacaaaagaaaataacgaTAAAGGCACAAAGCGCTCAAAAACCTTGACTGTGAgtaataacaaacattatgATCAATACGAATTTCCTTTCTTTGTTGTTAACCAAATACGACATTATACATCTATCCACAATTGgcaattaattacttaaacaaaCTCAGGGAAAATAATATGTCTCTGAGTAAACATCCATTGTTCAAATGAAGTAAGAATTAAGTAGATcaatataaaaggaaaaaatataggtaAGAAAGAGAGTATAAAATGTAGGGAGTTAAGCATCTCAACGAacagaaatgttttttatacttgCATATTGTcagttattaatgtaaaatattgtccCATACTATAGTCCACATATTACGGCAGTAGAAACTTAAATACCATGTTTTTTGCTACCAGTCCTAAGAGCTACGTgacttcataatatattattaatgagtGTCCCTGTGTTCATAAGTCTAAACTTACATATCAgttatattaacaaagaaccttttgtatttttataatgtattgctcctttttttctaaacttattagTTTTCTACTTAAAACCAACATACAACTGATTAAGTATGAATTCTtatgaataaagtaaatataaaatgcctTTGTAATTAGTGTTGAGTGACGGATAATGAAGTCAGTACCACCGTGAAGGTCGGAAACTGGTCCCAAATAAAGCTTGTAGGGCTTTAAATATTCATGGAAGGTCTCTGTGCATATGTGATGTGCATCATTTTATCGTTACATTTACACGAacgtttattgtttttctatatgaacatatattttttaagaattggaagatatatatattattcattaagtaaatttgtttttttcagCATCACTACACCGTTAGAATCTTTAGGTAATcgttattcatttttatggtAAGTACAAATTTACGGACCACTGGTTCACTGCTTATAACATCAATAGATCAAGtggaaattaatttctaatttcTGATTGGTTACAATAAatccttaataaaattgtatatatatattttattaaccatTCGTTTAAGCATGGCTGGGCTATTATTGTTGGGAAAATCTGTAATGCTCGGAACTCGATTGGGTTATTACAAAAGTTGTTGACAAAAAGCAGttctagaaataaattaattcaacttTTTcagatattactttattatttataagcgTA is a window of Danaus plexippus chromosome 22 unlocalized genomic scaffold, MEX_DaPlex mxdp_27, whole genome shotgun sequence DNA encoding:
- the LOC133320400 gene encoding gloverin-like; translation: MYFLYILFGVIFSASAQEFVEPAFVVEPYPEWYVGQRVRRDVTFDKQIGDGKVFGTLGQNDKGLFGKGGYEHQIFNDHRGTLNAQAYGTRVLGPAGDSSHLGGALNWKNPNAAASFDISKQIHGGTSYQAAAGGRWPVGKNGDFSLQGTYGKQPGMRRELGGLGSFNYRW